The following DNA comes from Caretta caretta isolate rCarCar2 chromosome 10, rCarCar1.hap1, whole genome shotgun sequence.
ccacacacacacagactgcctGGAAGCCCCTTGGGATGCATGGACATTACACATTGCGGGAAGCCGAGGCAGGGCAGCTGGGTGTGAGGACGGAAGGGGGCCTTGTCCCCCCACGCAGTGCGTGTTCCCATCCACCAGCGGGAGCAGAGTGCTGCCGTCAGGCTGGAACCTCTCAGCTGTGCAGGGGTCAAAGGACACAGTCCCAGAAGCCCCAGGGATGGATGGGGGGCTGGTCGTGTGTGCTGGCACATGGCAGACACGCTCCAGCACAGGCTGGCCAGACCCTACGCAGCTCCGCACTGCAGGCTGTTAGGGGAGCTTCCTCATCCTGCCGAGGTCTCCAAGGGGCAGAACGAGGATCTGTCCCCAGCCAGCCGGCACTGCTCCAGGCAGCTGGTTTCAAACACTGCGCGCTGGGAGCATGTCACCCCTGGCCTGGTTTTGAGAGCCCAATGCTGGATCCCTGCGTGCTAGCCGGAGCCGGGGAGGGAAGGGACGTTAGACGGCGGGTGCTGGTGGCCAGAGCAAGCTGACGAGTATAGTCCAGAGAGCGGGGTTGCTAAGCGAATTCAGGGACCAGGAAGGGATGAGTAATAGCTTGGGAAAAGCGATACAGCCCAGCAGGGGTCCCGGTATGGGAGCTGTGGTCAGACACGCaaagcccctgctcagctgggagCTGCCGATGGCACTGAACGGCTCCCATGCTTCCTGCTGTACCAGGCCTGCGCACCATTGGGACCCTTTGATCCTGCAAGGCTGCGCGACGCTTCACCTGCAGTGGGCTTGTCACAGGGATCCCCAGCAGGGCAGCTTCCCTGCCATGGGCCACGGAGCCCACATGAGAAAGGAGGGGGATGGTCTAAGTGCCTGGGCaccctccacctggcagaagtCCCAGCAGTACCGATGGCCTGGTCTAGATGTAGCTGCAGCGGTGCATGATCCCCTGCTAACAGCAGGCTGGCTCTCTCTGGCCTGAGCGCAGAGGCGAGGAACTGGTAAACCAGCTGGAATCACAGGAATCCGGCCTCGTCTGATGGCCAGTAAATGCAGCAGCTCGAGGCATGGAAACCGGAGCAAGTTGCTGTAAGAACAGAGCCTGGGTCTCTGTAGGGAACAGCTCCCTAGCTGCCCATCTTCCTCACATTTGTATGCCCCCATCCCTCTGCAAGTCGGGCTTCATCAGAATCATCCTCACTGGGCTAAAGGAAAAGGGagtgcagggaggaagggaagccCAGCACTGCCCCCTTAACACCCCAGAGCCAGCGGCCCTGGAGGCTGCCCGGCTCATCCTGGCTTCACCAGCGTCAGTCCAAAACAGGTTGCTTATCAGCAACGGGAAACCCAGCCAAAGCCTTTCTGCATGAGCCCTTTGCAGTAACTGATCCGTGGGGTGGAAATCCAGCATGTCATGCCGGCTGCGGCGGGAGAGGTTGCTGCAGGAGCGTTTCctcctgcagcctgggctccccagaGGAACCTGCTTCCCCAACAGGGCTCAAGCTGCTGCCCATGGGGCACTGGAATGATGCTACAAGGACCCTGACGTTTGAGGGTGTTTGGGTCCacgaatgggggtgggggtgggggtgggtgggcttGAAATCCATATCCAAGTTCTCTGGCTTTACTCTCTAAACCCATCAGTGATATGACTAGCCCCCCCACCCACAAGATTTCTCAGGGGTTTGCTATTGCATGGCACACTGTCTGCAGGCATGACCCCGTGAGTAGCTCTCTGCCCCACCTTTCCCAGCCTAGCCCCTGCCCAAATAACCCCCTGGGGTACGGAGACTGGCTGTAACTTTACAGACATGTCAGAAGAAATGCGATGGGGTCAGACACTTGATTCCCAACCCCCAATGTCATCTGACAGGTAACATTTCTCTGGTTTTTCCCTCTACAGAGAGTCCAGCATGGACCACCTGATCCTGTGGacgctgctgcttctgcctcccgCAGCCCAGGTTCAGGGCTGTCCCTCAGGCTGCCAGTGCAACCAGCCACaggttgtgttctgcacggcccGGAGGAGCCATGCTGTCCCGAGCGGCCTGCCACCGGACACGGCCTACCTATACGCCTTCGAGAACGGCATCACCTCGCTCCATGACGACAGCTTCCGGGGCCTCCCGGCACTGCAGCAGCTGGACCTCTCCCAGAACAAGATTTCCAGCCTCCAAAGGAATGTCTTCCAGCCCCTCACCAACCTTGTCAACTTGGATCTGTCCTCCAACCAGCTGCGCGAGATCACCAACGAAACCTTCCACGGGCTGCGCCTGCTGGAGCGCCTCTACCTGGACCGGAACCGAATCCAGCACATCCACCCAGCTGCCTTGGACACGCTGGAGAACCTGCTGGAGCTGAAGCTCCAGAACAACCAGCTGCGTTCGGTTCCTCCGCTGAACCTTCccaagctcctgctgctggacatAAGCCGCAACAGCATTGCCACCATCGAAGCTGGTGCCTTTCACATGGTGAACATAGAGTCTCTCAAGAtcgcggggctggggctgagcagcTTGGATGAGGAGCTTTTTCAGAACTTGAACAACCTCCACGAGCTGGACGTCTCAGACAACGCGCTGGGCAGAGTCCCGGAGGTGCTCCGGCGGCTCCGGGGCCTCACCAGGCTCAGCCTGGCTGGGAATGCCCAAATTGCTCAGCTGCAGGCAGAGGATTTTGGGGAGCTGCCCAACCTCCAAGAGCTGGACATCAGCAACCTCAACCTCAACACCATCCCCCAGGACTTCTTCAGTGTCTTCCCCAGGCTCCGGGCCATCACCGCGGCCGAGAATCCATTCAACTGCCTCTGCCAGCTGAGCTGGTTTGGGCGCTGGCTGCACACCAGCCATGTCATGCTCAGGAGGTCCGAGGAGACAAGGTGCCACTTCCCCCCCAAGAACGCTGCTAAGCTCCTCCAGCACCTGGAATACTCAGACTTCGGCtgtcctgccacccccacccctacccccaccctgagAACCACCTCCCCGCAGCCGGCCGTGCTCCTCACCAGCAGCGGGCACTCTGCGCTGGAGCCCAGCCTCGCTGCTCCCACTCGGGAGCCCACGCCCCGGCAGGACAGCTCTACTCAGGCGCCACACACAGCTGCGCAGGGGCCGACTAGCCCCGAGATGCAGATCTGCCCTCCCCGGACGTGCTTACACGGGGGCACCTGCCAGCTAGACGCGCACAACCACCTGGAGTGCCAGTGCCCCGATGGCTTCTCGGGCTTGTACTGCGAGGCCGAGATCCAGAGAACAACCCTGCCCCCCATCACCCAGGCGCCCACGCAGAGCAAGCAGATCAGCGTTAAGCAGGTCAGCAGCACCTCACTGACAGTGGACTTAAAAAATTATCAACAGGCCAAAGACCAGCTGAAGGGCATCCGCCTGACCTACCGCAACCTGTCTGGGCCCGACAAGCGGCCGGTCACGCTCAGCCTGCCGACGTCACTCTCCGAATACACCGTGCGCGCACTGAGACCGAACTCCACCTACCGCCTCTGCACCGGGCCGCTGGGGGAGAAGCCCTCTGAAGGGGAGTTCTGCATCGAGGCCCACACTGCTGTGCAGGGGACTCACCAGCAGCACCTGCCTGTCACCCAGAGCAAAGACAGCAACCTGACGCTCATGATCGTGCCCGCCCTGGCTGCTGTGCTGCTCCTGGTGATTGCTGTGACAGCAGTCACGTACTATCTCCGGCACCGACGGGCTAAGGCACATGCCGATGCCGGGGTGGATTCCAGCCCCCTGGAGCTGGAAGGGGTGAAAACGTGTCTGGAAAACAGAGACTTAGCGACCCACAGTCAAAAGCTGCCAGAGAACGTGGCAATGCCAAACGGCTTAGAATGCGAGGTCCCCCTGATGCACCAACGCTACCCCAGTAACAACAACACCGCAGCGGTCAAGCCGTCCTATTTCTAGACCAAAAGAGAGATCATGAGAGAGTCGCCATTCACAAGTTCCAGAGCCTGGATGGATGGGATACGGGCTGACCATTGTTGGTACCCAGAGCACGTTCCTCATGGGACAAGGGACATTGAAGGGTTAACTTAAATTAAGACAAAACCCCACATAATGTGCAATTTTCCTAGAGGCTTATACACTTAGGAAGTAGACACTGTAATTTATCTGCTCAGCACACGACTAAGTGCCTGCATTTCCCTGGCTGCCCTGCTATGTGTGTAGAGAGAAGGTTTTTTTAGCCACCGCTACAGAGAAAGATATGTGACTTAGTTAAGAGGCCTCAGTGTGCTGGTAACAAAAGCTCCTTTAACTAAGTGCTTCCCAGGATAACAGACTCATCAGTAGTTCTACCTGAAAAGcaataaaggaagaaaaaaacccaacacacacagacagaggtgCAGGGACTCTCGCACTTACTCCCCCAGTGCGTTGAAGGAAAAAACCACCCGGGAATTAAAGCTTTAAGAACTTTTAGAGAATATTTATACATGGTTATTTCCCATTTCTTCTGGGAAAGCTCTTTTCTAATGCAGATCTGTGtccttttgttttgtaaaatagaTGAAGGAGGATGCTTtttgtacaaaaataaaatcttttgtaCAGCATTCGCTGTGTCCAGCTTGTGAGGGATGCTAAGGACATAGGCACAGACCGACACATCAGCATCTCCCTATCCCATTGAGAAGTGGGAACGCCGAGTTACCAGTCCAGCTTTGAGGAGGGGTCCAGTGTCCTTGGGAGGAATTACAGCTTCCCATCCACCCATGGGAGATGATTAGCAGGAGTCCAGTTATCATGAGGAGAGCAGTGGTGATGGCTGGGGGGGCCATGGGTTGAGTTTTCACTGTGCAAAAAATTGGTTTTCACAGTGTAATTGGAAGGAAAAAATTAAGCTCTTGGAGAACTCCAGCTGTCagcattttttattccttttctttaattCCTCGAGCCCTATCCCCATAGCACCTACAGTGAGACTCTCTGATTTTAACACCACTGCAGCTTTCCATTTATGTTCAAATTGGGTGCACCAATTTAACGCTGGCAAAAAGCTTGGGCCAGCACGCCCCGGACACGGGAACCCTCTctatctctggggcagggagagcactCATCGGGCCGCTGCAGCTTCCCCAGCAACAGCTTCTGCCCACACAAGGGACCCCCTTCCTGGCAAAGCGGGGTGCTCCGTCTGCAGACCCCAAGAGACACTGGTCACACCAACTGTGCGGGTGGCTTCCCTGATGTGGATCCTGAGGTGGAACTGTGACCAAACTTAGTTGCCACGGGGTGGTAGGTCCCTCCTGAGCTGGAGGGAATGTGGACAGGCCAGCTAGTGGCAAAAGACTCTCTAACCCAAGACAACCTGCCCTCTCTGTAGCATATGTAACCAGACCACCATTTCAATTAGCAGTACTGGTGGCAGATCTGCACCATCTAGGGTGGGAGCATGGTCCAAGGGTCAGGGCACCAAGTGGAGAATCCAGGATGCCTGGCTTTTATTCCCAACTGTGCCACTTCCCACTGTGCAGCTTTGGGCAAgtagctctgcctcagtttcccattcgaTGATGCTCATCCAGGttggtaaaatgctttgagattacATCGGGGGAGCGTTCTAACTGCTCGGTATAGTTATGTGTATTGAAGCAGAGCCTATGAGCCCCAGTTATGGACcaggcccccactgtgctaggcgctgaacaaacacagaacataaagGTCCTGCCTCAAAACGCTGACAAGAGATGGAGACAGGCACTATCTGTGCAGGATGGAGAACGGAGCTCGGTTCTGGCCAGTACATGAGTCAGACGATGCTCTGACAAGATTTCTTTCTGTTAAAAAGACCAGAAGCCTCATCTAAATCTCCTCTGCTGGAGGATGGGGAGTGAGGAGTAATGGGGGAGCTGTCAGTGGCTGCTCAGGCCTGTTTCCGCAGGCCGACCTGATAAGGTGAATTCCTTTCCCTGGATGAACCTCGCGCCCAAGTGTCTGTCGGGAAGAGAGTCCTGGTGcaatacaaacacacaaacaccATATGCTTCGCCAGGCTCTGAGCCAAAATTAGGATTTTGATATCGCTAGTTGCTGttctcccaggctcctccctcctctcaacACCAGATGCCGGTTGTTAGCAGGGTTTATTAGCTTATGAAACGGGAACAGTTTTCACTGCTAGACGCAGGAGGGAAGCCCTGGGAAATCCAGCTGGCTGCCCCACTGTGCCCAAGCCTTTCCTGCCCCCAGGGCACCAATGGTCATTTCACCTTTTTGAGGAGTCCAGcaaattccctcccctctccatgTCATGGGAGCGGCCAATTCTGCAGAGGTTGGCTCTGCCTAGCCCAAGGCTTATCTCGGGGGAGGCTGGGACATGGAGGTTTGTGCAGCCCAGTGGATCAGCGAGTCAGTTGGAGACTGAGCGGCTCACCCCGCTGGCGTTTCAGCAGCCCCCTGTCCAAGAGAAACACACAGAACAACTCCCACCAAGGGCCCACTCTGGCAGCTCGTGGAGTGGCCACTGTAAATGTTGCTCAAGGCACTGCTGGGCGTAGGGTCATGTCTGCGCTACTGATTCCCATTGGCTTTAGCACCACTGCATCATGCTAGGCCCTTGGGGCGCAGGGGTTGTGTGTACTTCCTCAGTGCAGGCAAGGCCTCTGAGGTTCCCAGGTTAACAGCCCATTAAGCCccaaggggctggggtggggtggggtggggtgtggcagctCCCTTTTCTCTTGGGCTGACCCACAGCCTGCCCGCAGACACCCATATGTCAGTTACCCTGGGAAAGGTCTTTGGAGCTGTGGGGGACAGAAACTTCCTTGTTTCCTCCCttttaaaggtgacttgcaaaggAAATACACTGGCTATAGGTCCCTCTTGGCTTCGGTTCTGGATTGAGGAGGGCGACTGTgcgtttgggtttgttttgtgtcTTTAACCTTTGAACTAGCAGGAACAACAGATCTGAGCTTCCTGTTTTGGTGGAGGACTCAGATGTGGATTGGGTCTTTTCTCAGTCCTTTGCTGCTAGCGAGATATTTCCTTCCCCCCCATGTTGAATAGATGCTGACAAGAAAACAACCAGGGTTTTAAACAACCTGAATAAAACTCATTGCGCTTCCAGGCATCAGGTTTTATTTCCTTAGTATCTCAGGTACCAAAAAGCTACCAGTTCCCCAGTCAGCCACAGACCTTCCAGGGTAGGCAGAACATACATTTCTAATGTGAAAAACGTAAACCCCAAATAAACGTAAACCCAATCCCCTTTCAACACTGTGAAGGCCTGTACGGTACTCCTGTGCAGCTCACCTTTGAATGAGACCTGACATTCATAGGAAACAGTCAGGGAACTCCTAGAAGTCGAGCGGGTGGATTTTCTACATGCTCACCCTCCGTGGGGATGGTGGAGGTGCCAGGAACTGGTCCCTCTAGCTTAGTTCTGCTCTGCCCACTGCCCACCTCCAGGGAGAACTGCTGCAGCAAGGGGTTTGGCTGAGGTCGGAGGGTGATGAATACATCCCTCTCCAGCCGCCCCCGCTTCCAACAGCAGGTCAGATCACAGGCTTGTCAGTCGCCAGGCAAAGAATGGCGAGTTCTCCCTCCCAGCAGCTAGGCTGCAGGTTCCACCTGGCTGATTAACAACCAGTTGAACAAAGCTCCTCAGAGTTAAGGGAGGGCTGGGCTGCCAGCCCAGcactgagccccaaccccacAGGAACACCCAGCTGGAGCATGACACACAACATTACAGCTCTGGGAATGGCAGTGCAAAAGACCCTGGCCCTTATGCCCAGGAAATGCAGGGCAGGCTGCTTCCAAGGCGCTCCAGGGAGGAGACCACTCCCCGCTCGCTGCGAAAACAGCAGCCCCATGCTCAGTGTCTAACACGTCAGCATGCAGGCTCCCACAGGGCTGCCAGAcatcacccaccactgaaatgcagccacctctggggggcAGAAAGCAGCAGTGGCTAATTAAACCATAGCAACATTACCCAACAGCTTAGGCCTGGAAGTGAAGAAGAAACCACCATATCCCATGGAATGGTAAGGAAACAGACCATAACCACTGGAGTGGAATTTGGCCGAGATGCCGGGGTGAGAGCCTGCTTGGGATCAATGGAACCTCCACTGGCAGAGTCCTCCTGGCACAGTGTTGGGACGCTGGGTTAGGGCAGGCGTAAGGTAGAGACAGCCACCTACGGAAtcaccaacaccacttcctgcagtgcagggggtcagatgggCGCTCAGTCTCAGGGGGTACGGCTGCAGGTGGAACTATCATGCAGGGTAGAGCTGAAGCACAGGGATAGGATCAGCCTGGAGGAGCTCCTGAAAATGGCTTTCCCAGCCAGGCACGCCAGCCCGCTGCAGGGTCCCTCTCGCTCCAGCCTCCGTCCGATCCTATCACTGTCCAACCACTCCGAAACCAGCAGCGATGGGACGTGTCCTGCCTACAAGCCAAGCCGGGCGGTCAGCAGAGATCTCGTGCTCCGCTCCACCTTTGCAGGCACATCAGAGGGCAGAGGGGATGTTCAGCCACAGGACAAAAAGCTAGCACCATCAGGGTCCTCcgcccagctccagcctgggcaGGCACCGGGGGCTGGGTCACTGTACTCAAGCCAGCCCATTGTGCCTCAGCCCAGGGGATGAATGAAAGACAAGCTGCCCCACAGCGCGTGCTGTACTGGGTAcacgggggcagggggcagtttcCCTAGTGGTCTGCGTGCCTGCAGGAGGGTTGGCTGGCTTCAGGCAGCCCCAGTGTGTTTACATGGAGACTTGGGAGTCCGAGAATTTAGAATTCAGTTGGTTTCACTTTTCCTTAGCCGAATTCCATCAATATTTACACAGCTGCCTCTCATTTCTTCATCCACCCGCCGTGCCTCCCCCTCcatagcccccctcccccagcacttgCTGACGGACCCGCCTGGCTCTGATTAATGGAGCATTACAGAACTCGGATTACACATGGAGCAGAGTGTGGCCTGCAGCCCCTAGCCCCGCTCCCCTCTGAAgtgcaggggcaggcagggctctcaGAGAGCAGAGGGCTGAGATGGTCAGGCCCCCCGGCACTGCTTTTCCCTggctccctttccctctccattGCAGCAGCCTGAGTTTCCCAGCGCAGGGCCTCTGCTGAGCAGGTGTTGCCAACCAGACAAGTTTGGCTGTGAGAGAACAGCAGAGATTTGAGTCAGGCCCAGTGCAAGCAGCCCCCGCCTCTGAGCGTGCCCCCCTAAGATCTGAACTGTACCAGCCACTGAGCACCTGCACCCCCAGAGCTGGGCCAATACCCCACCCTCACCAACCTGCGCTGCTGCTATTTCAGTCCTGGGCCTGCCCCCCCAGTTCTGCCCAGACCCCTTGCTCCTGACCCCCCCGGCCTGGCTTTTTCTGTCCTCCATCACACGGACAAAAGCTTTCCTGCCTGCCACATGTGGTGGTGCGGACATACAATAATGCCTCCTGGAGAAGTGAGCGCCCAGGGCCAAGCCCTGGCCCCTGAGTGGCCCGGTTCTGCTGGGCGTGCCGCGGGTGCGGGGGAATTGTGCAGCCTGGCTGGGTGTGGCTGCCGGAGGTGTGAGACATCCTAGGGACCGTATGGGAGAGGCTGGCATCTGGTCAGTGCAGTTAGCTCCTTGGCTCCCTGGGCTGGAGGCTTTCCCTTCCGAGGTGCTAACGTACCGTGAATCTGTACTTGGCAGAGTGCTAACCGCTGCACCAATGATGCCAGCCTGAGCATGCAAAGCTCACCCCATGCAGCAGGGGTCAGGTCTAACGATCTCCTTAACGCTAGTGACATGGACCCCGCTGTGAGAACTGCACTGAGTGCCAGCCAACATCCCGCTGCCCTGCCTCCTGCCGGATGGAGCTGCAGCCTATGGGCCACCCCACTGGTGCAATAGCCTTCCCTGGGGAGCAAGGGGCACCGGCAAGGGTGACAGACCTGGGCCCTCAGCCAAGGTGAGGCTGCGCCATTATAAACACACAGGTCAAAGGCCATTTCTCCCCACTGCTCAGACGGCTGTTCCCTGTCCCTCCGTGCACACTGTCTATGCCCCTTCTTCCAGAGCTGAGGTGTGGGGCTCCCCGTGTTCTCCCGAGTCCTCCAAGTGTCGCCATTAACCCCCAGTTCCCCCAGCAGTTCACACAAGGAACCAGCCCTGCCACGGCTGCTGCAGAGCCCGGACCGTTGCGCGTAATGCCGAGGCCTCAGGCCCGTTCACATGTCCCTAGTGCGGTGActtgggggagggctggggagccGAGTGCTGTCAGGAGTGTGCTATATGGGGGGGAAGGATGGGTGGCTAAGCACAGCCCCGAGGCAGGAGAGCTCCCTGTGTGCCACAACATCCCtgccaggatactgggccaggATACTGACGCACCGCACTGGCATGCTGGGCAGCTCATTGCGATCGCTGCTGGGCAGTGTCACAGGACTGTTAAGGGCCCAGCCACACGCATGTACACAGGAGACTGCTGGCCTCGGTGCAGCCTGCATGTGTCTCACAGGGCAGAACATGTTCACTTGGCCTGTGCTTGCTTGACAGCTCCTGTGGGCCAGCACTATCCAGCCCCTTGGGACTTCTTTAGCAGCCTTGATTATAAGTGAGCACACACCCACACGCACGCACACCtcgcacatgcatgcacacacacttcacactcacacacacccagcgGATGCGAGCAGGGGGACTAGGTAAAGCTACCCAGTGGTTTCCATTGTAGCCTCCTCTTTTCACTCGCTCAGTTTCTGACTCGTTCCCCTTTCGGGCTGGAGTTTGGAGACCTGTCTCTGCCCAGTGCGCAGCTTCATCTGGAACATCTGAGCAGACACAGGTCAGCCGTTCTGCTTGCCAGGAGAGTGACTCAGACACCCACCTCCTCAGACAGAGGTTTGTTGGCTCCTAGCAGCCACGGAACTGACAGGGTTCCCCCATTTGAAAGGGGGAATGTGACCTGGAGATCAGGTTCCCCGAGGAGCAGCAGGGAGCCTTGGAGCAGGCCAGTTAGTAGCATGTGGAGCGATTCTCTCGCACACCTGACCATGGCACAGGGC
Coding sequences within:
- the VASN gene encoding vasorin, whose protein sequence is MDHLILWTLLLLPPAAQVQGCPSGCQCNQPQVVFCTARRSHAVPSGLPPDTAYLYAFENGITSLHDDSFRGLPALQQLDLSQNKISSLQRNVFQPLTNLVNLDLSSNQLREITNETFHGLRLLERLYLDRNRIQHIHPAALDTLENLLELKLQNNQLRSVPPLNLPKLLLLDISRNSIATIEAGAFHMVNIESLKIAGLGLSSLDEELFQNLNNLHELDVSDNALGRVPEVLRRLRGLTRLSLAGNAQIAQLQAEDFGELPNLQELDISNLNLNTIPQDFFSVFPRLRAITAAENPFNCLCQLSWFGRWLHTSHVMLRRSEETRCHFPPKNAAKLLQHLEYSDFGCPATPTPTPTLRTTSPQPAVLLTSSGHSALEPSLAAPTREPTPRQDSSTQAPHTAAQGPTSPEMQICPPRTCLHGGTCQLDAHNHLECQCPDGFSGLYCEAEIQRTTLPPITQAPTQSKQISVKQVSSTSLTVDLKNYQQAKDQLKGIRLTYRNLSGPDKRPVTLSLPTSLSEYTVRALRPNSTYRLCTGPLGEKPSEGEFCIEAHTAVQGTHQQHLPVTQSKDSNLTLMIVPALAAVLLLVIAVTAVTYYLRHRRAKAHADAGVDSSPLELEGVKTCLENRDLATHSQKLPENVAMPNGLECEVPLMHQRYPSNNNTAAVKPSYF